CTGCCAGGGCTCCAAAAAATCCCCGCGTGACGATTTACCGTATTTGCTGAGAACCAGTCCTTATATTTTGCCAGATAGATATGTGCATCACCAAGGTCAATATCTTCTACAATTTCAGAAGGTCCATAATGATAGGTTCGTTCAGATTGTTCATGTGCTTCCACGGGAGAAAGATGATAGTAATTTATGTATGCAGAATCCTTTACAACGAAAAAAATCAATACAGCAGCAAGGACCCATTCCAATATGGCTTTTTTCTTTGTCTTTTCCATATTATAGTTCCCCCTGACTTAGAGAAAACTCAGCTTGGAACGACCGGTCGTACCATTCAAAATCAACCACAACTTTGTCGGCATCTTCCGGTAATGGTTCGTAATGATAAATGATGAATTCTCCCCATGTATGCCCGGAGGATGATCCCCCATCCGTTTGATAATTGTTACCTTTACCATCTTTCAGCTTTAAAGCAGTACTGGGAAATGACCACCCCGGCTCATCTGTATGTACTTCGTAAATTAATAGTGTTTCCTCATCTGACAGCACTAGATTTTTAAATTTAATTTTATCATTGTCTATTGATACTTCTTTATTTAACTCAACCATTTTTGCATTTGCCGCTTCCACCTGCTCCGTAATTTCTTTTGGTATGTCGCGTTCAAATATTCCCACAATAAATTGGAAAATGTTTGGTATGAGCAGAATGAGAGCAGCTGCAATAATCAGGCGTCGTATCCATTTCACCTGTCATCCCCCCGAATCAAAAATTCTGTAATCCATCTTATCATAAGATTCCATTGTAGTATGGGGTTTTTCGAAAAAACACACTTCAGCTGTCCCAGGAATACAATAGGCACAAAACCAATAAAGGGTGAAGAAAATGCCTCAACCAATGCCAGTCAATATTGAACCAGTTCGGGTCAGCAATGGCCCTGATATTCAAGTAGTCTATCCGCAAGTTTTTGGAATGCGGGATCAGGAGATGGAGCGATTCATCAATCAGTCGATTGTCGATGAAACACAACAGTTAATTGATATGCAGGTTGCTGAAATGCCGACCACAATTGTTGAAATGGACGGCTCATTTGAAATCAAGAATAATCAGC
The genomic region above belongs to Virgibacillus doumboii and contains:
- a CDS encoding DUF5643 domain-containing protein, with product MKWIRRLIIAAALILLIPNIFQFIVGIFERDIPKEITEQVEAANAKMVELNKEVSIDNDKIKFKNLVLSDEETLLIYEVHTDEPGWSFPSTALKLKDGKGNNYQTDGGSSSGHTWGEFIIYHYEPLPEDADKVVVDFEWYDRSFQAEFSLSQGEL